From the Clavibacter phaseoli genome, one window contains:
- a CDS encoding IclR family transcriptional regulator: MTAGPSDGRRVVTPVKSAERTLGLLERLAEAVEPVAVVDLHRASGYPRSSLHQLLHTMAASGWIEMLQDGTHVSIGSRALVVGTAYLDRDRALPHALAALERIRDETGYTAHYARREGDRVLYLATRETTESRRATSRVGRQLPAHATSLGKALLAELSDDERREALGSGRLAALTPQTVTDRAALDAQLDRAHERGYAHEREENLAGVSCVAVSVGYRIPATDAISCSMPIDRATTKEVERVAGIIRAHSDRLAQTLRSAGVR; encoded by the coding sequence GTGACCGCGGGCCCCTCCGACGGGCGGCGGGTCGTCACCCCGGTGAAGTCCGCCGAGCGCACGCTCGGGCTCCTGGAGCGCCTCGCCGAGGCGGTCGAACCCGTCGCGGTCGTCGACCTCCACCGCGCGTCCGGCTACCCGCGCTCGAGCCTGCACCAGCTGCTGCACACCATGGCCGCGAGCGGCTGGATCGAGATGCTGCAGGACGGCACGCACGTGTCCATCGGATCCCGCGCGCTCGTCGTCGGCACCGCCTACCTCGACCGCGACCGGGCGCTGCCGCACGCGCTCGCCGCCCTCGAGCGGATCCGCGACGAGACCGGGTACACCGCGCACTACGCGCGCCGCGAGGGCGACCGGGTGCTCTACCTCGCCACGCGCGAGACGACCGAGTCCCGGCGCGCGACCTCGCGCGTCGGCCGGCAGCTGCCCGCGCACGCGACGTCGCTCGGCAAGGCGCTGCTCGCCGAGCTCAGCGACGACGAGCGGCGGGAGGCGCTCGGATCCGGCCGGCTCGCCGCGCTCACCCCGCAGACCGTGACGGATCGCGCGGCCCTCGACGCGCAGCTCGACCGGGCGCACGAGCGGGGCTACGCGCACGAGCGCGAGGAGAACCTGGCCGGCGTCAGCTGCGTGGCGGTGAGCGTGGGGTACCGGATCCCAGCGACCGACGCGATCAGCTGCTCCATGCCGATCGACCGCGCGACGACGAAGGAGGTCGAGCGCGTCGCGGGCATCATCCGCGCGCATTCGGACCGGCTGGCCCAGACGCTCCGGTCGGCGGGCGTGCGGTGA
- a CDS encoding SdpI family protein encodes MGVPALLLAVAALLILGTTQLAAWGLLKRNGWIGIRTRPLMASDEAWRAGHVAALPALRSTCLPVAIGGVIGGIAAGAGMNSVASWGGLLLLGGIVWSTFRAGQAAKRVARRREAERQDAERYGPPRIRRD; translated from the coding sequence ATGGGTGTCCCCGCGCTGCTGCTCGCCGTCGCGGCGCTGCTGATCCTCGGCACCACGCAGCTCGCCGCCTGGGGCCTCCTCAAGCGCAACGGGTGGATCGGGATCCGCACGCGGCCCCTCATGGCGAGCGACGAGGCCTGGCGCGCCGGGCACGTGGCCGCGCTCCCCGCGCTCCGCAGCACCTGCCTGCCCGTCGCGATCGGCGGCGTCATCGGCGGGATCGCGGCCGGCGCCGGGATGAACAGCGTCGCCAGCTGGGGCGGGCTGCTGCTCCTGGGCGGCATCGTCTGGAGCACGTTCCGGGCGGGGCAGGCGGCGAAGCGGGTCGCCCGGCGACGCGAGGCCGAGCGGCAGGACGCCGAGCGGTACGGGCCGCCGCGCATCCGGCGCGACTAG